Proteins encoded within one genomic window of Setaria italica strain Yugu1 chromosome IV, Setaria_italica_v2.0, whole genome shotgun sequence:
- the LOC105914221 gene encoding angiomotin-like, producing MGLTATRVEAASADPDTAVLDTAVGADATTPDAAGLVDNPGTCVAVSVEVAPAIDDADARPALSPTATVSVAAAGAGVPVPTASTASIAAAGARVPAPVAAARAGVPAAAVAFAAAARAGVPASTATVVPVAATRVDFPSSDSAAVYVVVAGATAPIPAAAISAVAIGAAGSSALSSRSITSPVGGTPEAMPCPAGSAAGVEGRVGVGPCLVPGYDTIPPVAAVGAASAVGSAVSPATLPLAAGGVAVRPAEVDDTRSAFFGAKSGTKSRGAAL from the coding sequence ATGGGGTTAACTGCGACAAGGGTGGAAGCCGCTTCGGCCGACCCCGACACCGCCGTCCTCGACACTGCCGTCGGGGCAGACGCCACCACCCCTGacgccgccggcctcgtcgaCAACCCCGGCACATGCGTCGCCGTCTCCGTCGAAGTCGCCCCGGCCAtcgacgacgccgacgcgcgTCCCGCACTAtcccccaccgccaccgtctccgtcgCGGCTGCCGGAGCGGGTGTTCCTGTTCCCACCGCCTCCACGGCCTCCATCGCGGCTGCTGGGGCACGCGTCCCTGCCCCCGTTGCGGCCGCCAGGGCAGGCgtcccagccgccgccgtcgccttcgCCGCGGCTGCCAGGGCGGGtgtccccgcctccaccgccaccgtcgtccccGTCGCGGCCACGAGGGTGGATTTTCCCTCCTCCGACTCCGCCGCCGTCTACGTCGTGGTCGCTGGGGCAACTGCCCCCatccctgccgccgccatctccgccgtcgccatcgGAGCCGCAGGCTCCTCCGCCTTGTCGTCGAGGTCTATCACCTCGCCGGTCGGAGGGACCCCAGAGGCAATGCCCTGTCCCGCAGGGTCAGCCGCGGGGGTAGAAGGCAGAGTAGGGGTCGGACCCTGCCTCGTGCCCGGCTACGACACCATTCCTCCGGTTGCCGCCGTAGGGGCCGCCTCCGCAGTAGGCTCCGCAGTCTCCCCGGCGACACTGCCGCTCGCCGCTGGTGGGGTCGCGGTTCGCCCTGCGGAAGTGGACGACACCCgtagcgccttcttcggcgccaaGAGCGGGACGAAGTCCCGAGGGGCGGCGCTgtga